In the Streptomyces sp. cg36 genome, one interval contains:
- a CDS encoding Gfo/Idh/MocA family protein, whose translation MNDAAPQNHDISRRSVLWTAGAAGAGIGIGGLGTGNAAAAEQAGAERAAPQGPPPQRKGRTMIGVPFQRRSAVRVGLIGLGNRGGSMIDLYLAVPGVRVVALCDPVKAKTEAAAAKVKAAGQDAPAVYVNGDHDYEHLLRRGDIDFVHIATPWDTHFEITKAALLNGVHAGVECPASMRLDQLWELVDLSERTRRHCMQLENCCYGRNEMRVLRMAHAGKFGELLHGAGAYIHDLRGLMFDPTYYEGPWRRLWHTRLLGDLYPTHGFGPVANYMDVNRGDRVVSIVSVGSPAHGLAEYRAAHMPAGDPSYKESYVESDRTISLLQTAKGRVIRLEHDVSTPHPYSRINSLGGTKGLFEDYPERIYLEPDQHDDNWGDFGKYADWDHWLWKEHANPPGGHGGMDYMLVYRLMQCMRLGLVPDFDVYDAAVWSAPVPLSHQSMKAHGAPQPIPDFTRGEWHRARSGVDSEKPAEA comes from the coding sequence ATGAACGACGCAGCTCCGCAGAACCACGACATCAGCCGACGTTCCGTCCTGTGGACCGCCGGGGCCGCGGGCGCCGGGATCGGCATCGGCGGCCTGGGGACGGGCAACGCCGCCGCGGCCGAGCAGGCCGGGGCGGAGCGGGCCGCCCCGCAGGGGCCACCGCCGCAGCGCAAGGGCCGGACCATGATCGGGGTGCCGTTCCAGCGGCGCTCCGCGGTCCGGGTGGGTCTGATCGGCCTCGGCAACCGCGGCGGCAGCATGATCGACCTGTATCTGGCCGTGCCGGGCGTGCGGGTGGTGGCGCTCTGCGACCCGGTGAAGGCCAAGACGGAGGCGGCGGCGGCCAAGGTGAAGGCGGCGGGCCAGGACGCGCCCGCGGTGTACGTGAACGGCGACCACGACTACGAACACCTGCTGCGCCGCGGCGACATCGACTTCGTGCACATCGCCACGCCCTGGGACACCCACTTCGAGATCACGAAGGCGGCGCTGCTGAACGGGGTGCACGCGGGCGTGGAGTGCCCGGCCTCGATGCGGCTGGACCAGCTGTGGGAGCTGGTCGACCTCTCGGAGCGCACCAGACGCCACTGCATGCAGCTGGAGAACTGCTGTTACGGGCGCAACGAGATGCGCGTACTGCGGATGGCGCACGCCGGGAAGTTCGGCGAACTGCTGCACGGCGCGGGCGCGTACATCCACGACCTGCGCGGCCTGATGTTCGACCCGACGTACTACGAGGGGCCCTGGCGGCGGCTGTGGCACACCCGGCTGCTCGGCGACCTCTACCCCACGCACGGCTTCGGACCGGTCGCCAACTACATGGACGTCAACCGCGGGGACCGCGTGGTGTCCATCGTCAGTGTGGGGTCCCCGGCGCACGGTCTGGCCGAGTACCGCGCCGCGCACATGCCCGCGGGCGACCCCAGCTACAAGGAGTCGTACGTCGAGAGCGACCGCACGATCAGTCTGCTGCAGACCGCCAAGGGCCGGGTCATCCGGCTGGAGCACGACGTCTCGACGCCCCATCCGTACAGCCGGATCAACAGCCTCGGCGGCACCAAGGGCCTCTTCGAGGACTATCCGGAACGGATCTACCTGGAGCCGGACCAGCACGACGACAACTGGGGCGACTTCGGCAAGTACGCCGACTGGGACCACTGGCTGTGGAAGGAGCACGCCAACCCGCCCGGCGGCCACGGCGGCATGGACTACATGCTGGTCTACCGGCTGATGCAGTGCATGCGGCTCGGTCTGGTGCCGGACTTCGACGTGTACGACGCCGCCGTCTGGTCGGCGCCGGTGCCGCTCAGCCACCAGTCGATGAAGGCGCACGGCGCGCCCCAGCCGATCCCCGACTTCACCCGGGGCGAGTGGCACAGGGCGCGCTCCGGCGTGGACTCCGAGAAGCCCGCCGAGGCGTGA
- a CDS encoding FAD-binding and (Fe-S)-binding domain-containing protein yields the protein MPLLEPKPEALRPDGRRTPSPDRVPDRLADGTPEPLRGELTALLGADKVLWKVSDLVRYASDASPYRFVPQVVVVPEDLDDVSAVLSYAHGKGRAVVFRAAGTSLNGQAQGEDILVDVRRHWAGVEVLDGGARVRVRPGTTVARVNAALARHGRVLGPDPASALACTVGGVVANNASGMTAGTTRNAYRTVASLTAVLPSGTVVDTGDPRADEDLAHAEPRLCAELLALKAEIEADPELTARIRAKHTIKNTNGYRLDAFLDGATPVQILRGLMVGSQGTFGFLSEIVFDTLPLDRLASAALLFFPTLPAAAAAVPLFNDAGALAVELMDGNTLRASVSVRGVPADWAELPRETAALLVEFRAPDEAARERCERAGAELLAGLGLVAPVASVTNAFTRDPAVIAGYWKARKAFVTAVGGARPSGTTLITEDFAVPPARLAEACGALLALQEAHGFDAAVAGHAAHGNLHFLLAFDAGAPADVERYAAFMDAFCRLTVERFDGSLKAEHATGRNIAPFLELEWGPRATELMWRTKRALDPDGVLAPRVVLDRDPRAHLRGLKTIPKVERTADPCIECGFCEPTCPSRDLTTTPRQRIVLRREMLRQPDGSPVQDALLDAYGYDAVDTCAGDSTCALDCPVGIDTGALMKGFRHLRHSPREERAAALAARRFRAVEEAARLAVAAADRIGDRLGEGVLRRATGLARRAVRPDLVPEWLPEVPGAAARALPRTRRVGAAAVYYPACVNRIFGEPAGHRGPSLPQAVVALAARAGRPVWIPDDVRGTCCATIWHSKGYELGNAVMADRIVAAAWGWTAGGTLPLVVDASSCALGLGREVVPYLSADNRELHAALRIVDSVVWAAQELLPRLTVLRRARSAVLHPSCSMRHLGDGERLREVAEACAEEVVVPDDAGCCAFAGDRGMLHQELTASATAREAAEVTGRHFDAYLGASRMCELGMERATGRPYVSVLLELERATRPGPEYLRRS from the coding sequence ATGCCGCTCCTGGAGCCGAAGCCGGAAGCACTGCGCCCGGACGGACGGCGCACGCCGTCCCCCGACCGGGTCCCGGACCGGCTCGCGGACGGCACCCCGGAGCCCCTGCGCGGCGAACTGACCGCGCTGCTCGGCGCGGACAAGGTGCTGTGGAAGGTCTCCGACCTGGTGCGCTACGCCTCGGACGCCAGCCCGTACCGGTTCGTGCCGCAGGTCGTGGTGGTCCCCGAGGACCTCGACGACGTCTCGGCGGTGCTCTCGTACGCGCACGGCAAGGGCCGGGCGGTGGTCTTCCGCGCGGCCGGGACCAGCCTCAACGGGCAGGCGCAGGGCGAGGACATCCTGGTGGACGTGCGCCGCCACTGGGCGGGCGTCGAGGTGCTGGACGGCGGCGCCCGGGTCCGGGTGCGGCCCGGCACCACCGTGGCGCGGGTCAACGCGGCGCTCGCCCGGCACGGCCGGGTCCTCGGCCCGGACCCGGCCAGCGCGCTCGCCTGCACGGTCGGCGGAGTGGTCGCCAACAACGCCTCGGGCATGACGGCCGGGACGACCCGCAACGCGTACCGCACGGTCGCCTCGCTCACCGCCGTGCTGCCGAGCGGCACGGTCGTCGACACCGGCGACCCGCGCGCCGACGAGGACCTGGCCCACGCCGAACCCCGGCTCTGCGCCGAGCTGCTCGCGCTGAAGGCGGAGATCGAGGCGGACCCGGAGCTCACGGCCCGGATCCGCGCCAAGCACACGATCAAGAACACCAACGGCTACCGGCTGGACGCGTTCCTCGACGGCGCGACGCCCGTGCAGATCCTGCGGGGGCTGATGGTCGGCTCGCAGGGCACCTTCGGCTTCCTCTCCGAGATCGTCTTCGACACCCTGCCGCTGGACCGGCTGGCCAGCGCGGCGCTGCTCTTCTTCCCGACGCTCCCGGCCGCCGCCGCGGCGGTGCCACTGTTCAACGACGCCGGGGCGCTCGCCGTCGAGCTGATGGACGGCAACACCCTGCGCGCCTCGGTGAGCGTCCGGGGCGTCCCGGCGGACTGGGCCGAACTGCCCCGGGAGACGGCGGCGCTGCTGGTGGAGTTCCGGGCGCCCGACGAGGCGGCCCGCGAGCGCTGCGAGCGGGCCGGCGCCGAGCTCCTGGCCGGGCTCGGCCTGGTGGCGCCGGTGGCCTCGGTGACCAACGCCTTCACCCGGGACCCGGCGGTGATCGCGGGGTACTGGAAGGCCCGCAAGGCGTTCGTCACGGCGGTGGGCGGGGCCCGCCCGTCGGGGACGACGCTGATCACCGAGGACTTCGCGGTGCCGCCCGCCCGGCTGGCCGAGGCGTGCGGGGCGCTGCTGGCCCTCCAGGAGGCGCACGGCTTCGACGCGGCGGTGGCCGGGCACGCGGCGCACGGCAATCTGCACTTCCTGCTGGCGTTCGACGCGGGCGCCCCGGCCGACGTGGAGCGGTACGCCGCGTTCATGGACGCGTTCTGCCGGCTCACCGTGGAGCGCTTCGACGGCTCGCTGAAGGCCGAGCACGCCACCGGCCGCAACATCGCGCCCTTCCTGGAGCTGGAGTGGGGGCCGCGCGCGACCGAGCTGATGTGGCGCACCAAGCGGGCCCTCGACCCGGACGGGGTACTGGCGCCCCGGGTGGTGCTCGACCGTGACCCGCGCGCCCATCTGCGCGGTCTGAAGACCATCCCGAAGGTGGAGCGGACCGCCGATCCGTGCATCGAGTGCGGCTTCTGCGAGCCCACCTGCCCCAGCCGCGACCTGACCACCACACCCCGCCAACGGATCGTGCTGCGGCGGGAGATGCTGCGCCAGCCGGACGGCTCCCCGGTGCAGGACGCGCTGCTCGACGCGTACGGGTACGACGCGGTGGACACCTGCGCGGGCGACTCGACGTGCGCGCTCGACTGCCCGGTGGGCATCGACACGGGCGCGCTGATGAAGGGCTTCCGCCATCTGCGGCACAGCCCGCGCGAGGAGCGTGCCGCGGCGCTCGCCGCCCGCCGCTTCCGGGCCGTCGAGGAGGCGGCGCGGCTCGCGGTGGCGGCGGCCGACCGGATCGGGGACCGGCTGGGCGAGGGCGTGCTGCGGCGGGCGACGGGCTTGGCGCGCCGGGCCGTGCGGCCCGATCTGGTGCCGGAGTGGCTGCCGGAGGTCCCGGGCGCCGCCGCCCGCGCCCTGCCGCGCACCCGGCGGGTGGGCGCGGCGGCCGTCTACTACCCGGCGTGCGTGAACCGGATCTTCGGGGAGCCCGCGGGCCATCGGGGCCCTTCGCTGCCGCAGGCCGTGGTGGCGCTCGCCGCCCGGGCGGGGCGGCCGGTGTGGATCCCCGACGACGTACGGGGCACGTGCTGCGCCACCATCTGGCACTCCAAGGGGTACGAGCTGGGCAACGCCGTGATGGCCGACCGGATCGTGGCGGCGGCCTGGGGCTGGACGGCGGGCGGCACGCTGCCGCTGGTCGTGGACGCGTCCTCGTGCGCGCTGGGGCTGGGGCGCGAGGTGGTGCCGTATCTGAGCGCGGACAACCGGGAGTTGCACGCGGCGCTGCGGATCGTGGACTCGGTCGTCTGGGCGGCACAGGAGCTGCTGCCCCGGCTGACGGTGCTGCGCAGGGCGCGCTCGGCGGTGCTCCATCCGTCCTGCTCCATGCGGCATTTGGGCGACGGGGAGCGGCTGCGGGAGGTGGCGGAAGCCTGTGCCGAGGAGGTCGTGGTGCCGGACGACGCTGGGTGCTGCGCCTTCGCGGGTGACCGCGGCATGCTCCACCAGGAGCTGACCGCTTCGGCGACGGCCCGGGAGGCGGCCGAGGTGACGGGCCGTCACTTCGACGCGTACCTCGGCGCCAGCCGGATGTGCGAGCTCGGCATGGAGCGCGCCACCGGCCGCCCCTACGTCTCCGTCCTGCTGGAGCTGGAGCGGGCGACCCGGCCCGGCCCGGAGTACCTGCGGCGCAGCTGA
- a CDS encoding MarR family winged helix-turn-helix transcriptional regulator, whose translation MSTTDADGVLAEQLLRLTRRLHRIQKQHLEPVGITPAQSRLLRTVAHYEAPPRMADLATRLEVVPRAVTTLVDGLEESGNVRRVPDPTNRRVVRVELTDTGRATLRALRGARRGAAEEILAPLTAGEREVLGGLLSALVDGVPERRC comes from the coding sequence ATGAGCACTACCGACGCCGACGGCGTGCTGGCCGAGCAGTTGCTGCGGCTGACGCGCAGACTCCACCGCATCCAGAAGCAGCATCTGGAGCCGGTCGGCATCACCCCCGCCCAGTCCCGGCTGCTGCGGACGGTGGCGCACTACGAGGCACCGCCCCGCATGGCCGATCTCGCCACCCGTCTGGAGGTGGTCCCGCGCGCCGTGACCACGCTGGTGGACGGCCTGGAGGAGAGTGGGAACGTGCGCCGGGTCCCCGACCCGACCAACCGCAGGGTGGTGCGCGTCGAGCTCACCGACACCGGCCGGGCGACGCTGCGCGCGCTGCGCGGCGCCCGCCGGGGTGCCGCGGAGGAGATCCTGGCGCCCCTGACCGCCGGCGAGCGCGAGGTCCTCGGCGGTCTGCTGTCCGCTCTGGTCGACGGAGTACCGGAGCGCCGCTGCTGA
- a CDS encoding ABC transporter ATP-binding protein, with the protein MRPEESTWTPPPRDPGEEQPGQTRRILRLFRPYRGRLAVVGLLVAASSLVSVASPFLLREILDVAVPQGRTGLLSLLALGMIATAVVSGVFGVLQTLISTTVGQRVMHDLRTGVYAQLQRMPLAFFTRTRTGEVQSRIANDIGGMQATVTSTATSLVSNLTAVVATVVAMLALDWRLTGVSLLLLPVFVWISRKVGRERKKITTQRQKQMAAMAAEVTESLSVSGILLGRTMGRADSLTKSFAAESERLVDLEVRSSMAGRWRMSTIGIVMAAMPALIYWAAGMAKQTGGPDISIGTLVAFVSLQQGLFRPAVSLLSTGVQVQTSLALFQRIFEYLDLPVDITEPERPVHLDEVRGEVRFESVDFAYDEKSGPALHGIDLAVPAGGSLAVVGPTGSGKSTLSYLVPRLYDVTGGRVMLDGVDVRDLDFDTLARAVGVVSQETYLFHASVADNLRFAKPDATDEELEAATRAAQIHDHIASLPDGYDTLVGERGYRFSGGEKQRLAIARTILRDPPVLILDEATSALDTRTEHAVQQAIDALSAGRTTITIAHRLSTVRDADQIVVLDSGRIAERGTHEQLLDRDGRYAALVRRDADLAPVAS; encoded by the coding sequence ATGCGCCCCGAAGAATCCACCTGGACCCCGCCGCCCCGGGACCCCGGAGAAGAGCAGCCCGGCCAGACCCGGCGCATCCTGCGCCTGTTCCGGCCCTACCGGGGGCGGCTCGCCGTGGTCGGCCTGCTCGTCGCCGCGTCCTCCCTCGTCTCGGTCGCCTCGCCGTTCCTGCTCCGCGAGATCCTCGACGTCGCCGTGCCGCAGGGGCGCACCGGGCTGCTCAGCCTGCTCGCGCTCGGCATGATCGCCACGGCCGTGGTGAGCGGTGTCTTCGGCGTCCTCCAGACGCTGATCTCCACCACCGTCGGCCAGCGCGTCATGCACGACCTGCGCACGGGGGTCTACGCCCAGCTCCAGCGGATGCCGCTGGCCTTCTTCACCCGGACCCGCACCGGCGAGGTCCAGTCCCGCATCGCCAACGACATCGGCGGCATGCAGGCCACCGTGACCTCCACCGCGACGTCGCTGGTCTCCAACCTCACGGCCGTCGTCGCCACCGTCGTCGCCATGCTCGCCCTCGACTGGCGGCTGACCGGGGTCTCGCTCCTCCTGCTGCCCGTCTTCGTCTGGATCAGCCGCAAGGTCGGCCGCGAGCGCAAGAAGATCACCACCCAGCGGCAGAAGCAGATGGCCGCGATGGCCGCCGAGGTCACCGAGTCGCTGTCGGTCAGCGGCATCCTGCTGGGCCGCACCATGGGCCGCGCCGACTCGCTGACCAAGTCCTTCGCCGCCGAGTCCGAGCGGCTGGTCGACCTGGAAGTGCGCTCCAGCATGGCCGGGCGGTGGCGGATGTCGACCATCGGCATCGTCATGGCCGCCATGCCCGCCCTGATCTACTGGGCCGCGGGCATGGCCAAGCAGACCGGCGGACCCGACATCTCCATCGGCACCCTGGTGGCCTTCGTCTCGCTCCAGCAGGGCCTGTTCCGGCCCGCCGTGAGCCTGCTCTCCACCGGCGTCCAGGTGCAGACCTCGCTCGCCCTCTTCCAGCGCATCTTCGAATACCTGGACCTGCCCGTCGACATCACCGAGCCCGAGCGGCCGGTCCACCTCGACGAGGTGCGCGGTGAAGTCCGCTTCGAATCGGTCGACTTCGCCTACGACGAGAAGAGCGGCCCGGCCCTGCACGGGATCGACCTGGCCGTGCCCGCGGGCGGCAGCCTCGCCGTCGTCGGCCCCACCGGCTCCGGCAAGTCCACCCTCAGCTATCTGGTGCCCCGGCTCTACGACGTGACGGGCGGCCGGGTCATGCTGGACGGGGTCGACGTGCGCGACCTCGACTTCGACACCCTGGCCCGCGCGGTGGGAGTGGTCTCCCAGGAGACCTACCTCTTCCACGCCTCGGTCGCCGACAACCTGCGCTTCGCCAAGCCCGACGCCACCGACGAGGAGCTGGAGGCCGCCACCCGCGCCGCCCAGATCCACGACCACATAGCGTCGCTGCCCGACGGCTACGACACCCTGGTCGGCGAGCGCGGCTACCGGTTCTCCGGCGGCGAGAAGCAGCGCCTGGCCATCGCCCGCACCATCCTGCGCGACCCGCCGGTGCTGATCCTGGACGAGGCGACCAGCGCGCTGGACACCCGTACCGAACACGCGGTGCAGCAGGCCATCGACGCGCTCTCGGCGGGCCGCACCACCATCACCATCGCCCACCGGCTCTCCACCGTCCGGGACGCCGACCAGATCGTGGTCCTCGACTCCGGCCGCATAGCCGAGCGCGGCACCCACGAGCAACTGCTCGACCGGGACGGGCGCTACGCCGCACTGGTGCGCCGCGACGCCGACCTGGCGCCGGTCGCGTCCTGA
- the mltG gene encoding endolytic transglycosylase MltG, protein MTESTRGAGSGTRLTRRGRLLLGVLALLLVGGAVVLFLVLRETGGKVRSLLIPEGWRSGQVYAAVDKSLGVAAGTTRRAAADTGLALPAAAGGNPEGYLFPATYPVGSKTTPGGLLAYMVDTANTRFGKDHIEAGARRNGMTVYQTVVVASIVQAEADTVADMGKVSRVVYNRLAKGMPLQMDSTLNYALNRSTLTTTHADTRTDSPYNTYQRGGLPPTPIGNPGQQALDAAISPPRGDWLYFVTVAPGDTRFTADYAEQQRNVREFNRNQSGSAG, encoded by the coding sequence ATGACGGAGTCCACGCGTGGCGCCGGGTCCGGGACCCGGCTCACCCGGCGCGGCCGACTGCTCCTGGGCGTGCTCGCCCTGCTGCTGGTGGGCGGGGCGGTGGTGCTGTTCCTGGTGCTGCGGGAGACCGGGGGCAAGGTCAGGTCCCTGCTGATCCCGGAGGGCTGGCGCTCCGGCCAGGTGTACGCGGCGGTCGACAAGAGCCTCGGCGTGGCGGCGGGCACCACCCGCCGGGCCGCCGCCGACACGGGGCTCGCCCTGCCGGCCGCCGCAGGCGGCAACCCCGAGGGCTATCTCTTCCCGGCCACCTATCCGGTGGGCTCGAAGACCACCCCCGGCGGGCTCCTCGCCTACATGGTGGACACCGCCAACACCCGCTTCGGCAAGGACCACATCGAGGCGGGGGCCCGGCGCAACGGGATGACGGTCTATCAGACCGTGGTGGTGGCCAGCATCGTGCAGGCCGAGGCCGACACCGTGGCCGACATGGGCAAGGTCTCCCGGGTCGTCTACAACCGGCTGGCCAAGGGCATGCCGCTGCAGATGGACTCCACGCTCAACTACGCGCTGAACCGCTCCACCCTGACGACCACCCACGCCGACACCCGGACCGACAGCCCGTACAACACCTATCAGCGCGGCGGGCTGCCGCCGACGCCGATCGGGAACCCGGGCCAGCAGGCGCTGGACGCGGCGATCAGCCCGCCCCGCGGCGACTGGCTGTACTTCGTCACGGTCGCCCCCGGCGACACCCGCTTCACCGCCGACTACGCCGAACAGCAGCGGAACGTACGGGAGTTCAACCGCAACCAGAGCGGGAGCGCCGGCTGA
- a CDS encoding NAD(P)-binding domain-containing protein produces MNDFRVHEVDAVVIGAGQAGLSSAYHLRRAGLVPDRDFVVLDHAPRPGGAWQFRWPSLTYGKVHGMHALPGMELTGADPARPSSEVIGAYFADYETTFDLRVHRPVEVSAVREGEGGRLRVETSEGGWSTRALINATGTWDRPFWPRYPGQETFRGRQLHTANYPGPEEFAGLRVVVVGGGASGTQHLMEIADQGAVTTWVTRRPPVFREGPFTEEWGRAAVAMVEERVRQGLPPRSVVSVTGLPVNEAILAARAKGVLDRLPMFDRITPTGVAWDDGRTVEADVILWATGFRPVIDHLAPLKLRASGGGIQLDGTRAVRDARVHLVGYGPSASTIGANRAGRAAVREIKQLLGAPLGAR; encoded by the coding sequence GTGAACGACTTCCGGGTACACGAAGTGGACGCAGTGGTCATCGGCGCCGGGCAGGCGGGGCTGTCGAGCGCCTACCACCTGCGGCGTGCGGGGCTGGTCCCCGACCGCGACTTCGTGGTGCTCGACCACGCGCCACGGCCCGGCGGCGCCTGGCAGTTCCGCTGGCCCTCGCTCACCTACGGCAAGGTGCACGGCATGCACGCCCTGCCGGGGATGGAGCTGACCGGCGCCGACCCCGCCCGGCCCTCCTCGGAGGTGATCGGCGCCTACTTCGCCGACTACGAGACCACCTTCGACCTGCGGGTCCACCGGCCGGTCGAGGTGAGCGCCGTGCGCGAGGGCGAGGGCGGGCGGCTGCGCGTGGAGACCTCGGAGGGCGGCTGGTCCACCCGCGCGCTGATCAACGCGACCGGCACCTGGGACCGCCCGTTCTGGCCCCGCTACCCGGGCCAGGAGACCTTCCGGGGACGCCAGCTGCACACCGCGAACTACCCCGGCCCCGAGGAGTTCGCGGGCCTGCGCGTGGTGGTGGTCGGCGGTGGCGCCTCGGGGACCCAGCATCTGATGGAGATCGCGGACCAGGGGGCGGTGACCACCTGGGTCACCCGGCGCCCGCCGGTGTTCCGGGAGGGCCCGTTCACCGAGGAGTGGGGGCGGGCCGCCGTCGCCATGGTCGAGGAGCGCGTACGCCAGGGGCTGCCGCCGCGCAGTGTGGTCTCGGTGACCGGACTGCCGGTGAACGAGGCGATCCTGGCGGCCCGCGCCAAGGGCGTCCTGGACCGGCTGCCCATGTTCGACCGGATCACCCCGACCGGCGTGGCCTGGGACGACGGCCGGACCGTGGAGGCCGATGTGATCCTCTGGGCGACCGGCTTCCGCCCGGTGATCGACCATCTGGCGCCGCTGAAGCTGCGCGCCTCCGGCGGCGGGATCCAGCTCGACGGCACCCGGGCCGTCCGGGACGCGCGCGTCCATCTGGTGGGATACGGCCCTTCGGCGTCGACCATCGGCGCCAACCGGGCCGGACGGGCGGCCGTCCGGGAGATCAAGCAGCTGCTCGGCGCCCCACTGGGCGCGCGCTGA
- a CDS encoding YjbQ family protein: MADFTTRVLQLTTGSSETVTDLTHDCARFLQEVAGGGDGLLNVFVPHATAGIAVIETGAGSDDDLLAALHALLPADDRWQHRHGSPGHGRDHVLPAFVPPHATLPVVGGRLALGTWQSVCLVDTNKDNPDRQVRLSFLG, from the coding sequence ATGGCCGACTTCACCACGCGTGTCCTCCAGCTCACTACCGGCAGCTCCGAGACCGTCACCGATCTGACCCATGACTGCGCGCGCTTCCTCCAGGAGGTGGCCGGGGGCGGGGACGGCCTGCTGAACGTCTTCGTCCCGCACGCCACCGCCGGGATCGCGGTCATCGAGACGGGCGCGGGCAGCGACGACGACCTGCTCGCCGCCCTGCACGCGCTGCTGCCCGCCGACGACCGCTGGCAGCACCGCCACGGCAGCCCCGGGCACGGCCGTGACCACGTGCTGCCCGCGTTCGTCCCGCCGCACGCGACGCTTCCGGTGGTCGGCGGACGGCTGGCGCTGGGGACCTGGCAGTCGGTGTGCCTGGTGGACACCAACAAGGACAACCCGGACCGTCAGGTGCGGCTGAGCTTCCTCGGCTGA
- a CDS encoding TetR/AcrR family transcriptional regulator, whose amino-acid sequence MRHAKKDAPLRSDAQRNRERILEVALTELTCSADAPLSAIAKKAGVGQGTFYRHFPNREALVLEVYRYEMQQVAETAAQLLATRPPDRALREWMDRLAQYALAKAGLADAMRKATARGTLADLGHAPVTSAVSLLLRANEEAGTIRPGVTPDDFVLAIAGLWQIAPDEDWRGRAGRLLDLVMDGLRAGAPGRAAD is encoded by the coding sequence GTGCGACACGCGAAGAAGGACGCGCCGCTGCGCTCGGACGCGCAGCGCAATCGCGAGCGCATTCTGGAAGTGGCACTGACGGAGCTGACCTGCTCGGCGGACGCGCCGCTCAGCGCGATCGCGAAGAAGGCGGGCGTCGGCCAGGGCACGTTCTACCGCCACTTCCCCAACCGCGAGGCCCTGGTACTGGAAGTCTACCGATACGAGATGCAGCAGGTCGCCGAGACGGCGGCCCAGCTGCTCGCCACCCGACCGCCGGACCGGGCGCTGCGGGAGTGGATGGACCGGCTGGCCCAGTACGCGCTGGCCAAGGCGGGTCTCGCCGACGCGATGCGCAAGGCCACCGCGCGCGGCACCCTGGCCGACCTCGGCCACGCCCCGGTGACCTCGGCCGTCAGCCTGCTGCTCCGGGCCAACGAGGAGGCGGGCACGATCCGGCCCGGCGTCACCCCGGACGACTTCGTGCTCGCGATCGCCGGACTGTGGCAGATCGCCCCGGACGAGGACTGGCGGGGCCGCGCGGGCCGCCTCCTGGACCTGGTGATGGACGGACTGCGGGCCGGGGCGCCGGGGCGGGCCGCCGACTAG
- a CDS encoding (2Fe-2S)-binding protein, with protein sequence MTPSTSSAITLNINGEKYTLPVDHRTTLLDALRERLDLTGTKKGCDQGQCGACTVLLDGRRALSCLQLAVAAEDREITTIEGVADGDRLHPVQQAFLDLDGYQCGYCTPGQICSALAVIEEHAAGWPSAVTADVRPGAGAPELTAEEIRERMSGNLCRCGAYASIVAAVARAAGLRATGAEAVA encoded by the coding sequence ATGACCCCATCGACGTCCAGCGCCATCACCCTCAACATCAACGGCGAGAAGTACACGCTGCCCGTCGACCACCGCACCACCCTGCTCGACGCCCTCCGCGAGCGCCTCGATCTCACCGGTACGAAGAAGGGGTGCGACCAGGGGCAGTGCGGTGCCTGCACGGTGCTGCTGGACGGGCGCCGGGCGCTCTCCTGCCTCCAGCTCGCCGTGGCCGCCGAGGACCGGGAGATCACCACCATCGAGGGCGTGGCCGACGGGGACCGGCTCCACCCGGTCCAGCAGGCGTTCCTCGACCTGGACGGGTACCAGTGCGGCTACTGCACGCCCGGCCAGATCTGTTCGGCCCTCGCGGTGATCGAGGAGCACGCGGCGGGCTGGCCCAGCGCGGTCACCGCCGATGTGCGCCCCGGGGCCGGAGCGCCGGAGCTGACCGCGGAGGAGATCCGCGAGCGCATGAGCGGCAACCTGTGCCGCTGCGGCGCCTACGCCTCCATCGTCGCGGCGGTGGCACGGGCCGCCGGGCTCCGCGCGACCGGAGCGGAGGCCGTGGCATGA